AATTGATTCTTAAAGAGGATTGGAGAATCTTTCTTTGCTGCTTAAGACAGGAGATATTTCTATTGACAAAGCCAAAAGGCACACTGACAAACCAAACCAAGCACTTCTCCTCGGGTGGATCAAAGAACTACCTTCCCAATATCAAAGATAGCCTGTTCTTCTCCCCCTTTCCGAAATGGAAGCGCCGGAGCATATTCTCAAGCAATGACACCGATTCAATTGGGTGTAGACCACATTAACTTTAGCTACATGCTCTTTCTCTTTATTGGCAGTGAACCTCCAATTAGTGGGGGTCTGCTTGGTAGACCATCCATCACTCAAGGCTACCTCAGTATGCTCACCTACAGGGACAAGTTGATTAAATGACTCAGCAGTCGAGCCAAGCTTCCAATTTCGATACTTCATGTGGAAGAGTTTCCTGAACAAGTCCGTTAGCTGCTTTTCCGTCAGCTCGGGGTTAATTTGGGCGGCCAAAGCTCTCCACCTTGTGGCATAGGCTTTGAAagattcatttttcttcttctccgtgCGAACTAGATCCTCACAAGACGAAGTTATATCGAAGCTAAATTTGTAACGCTTGAGGAAAGCATCAAACAACTCTTCCCAAGTTCGAGAAGATTTCTTCATAATTTACCACTGGAGTGCCGGCCTGGTCAGACTTCCATGAAAGCATTGGATCATCAGTGATGTGTTCTCAACATATTGAGCTATTTTCGCCAGATAAATCTCCAAATGAGTGGACGCAAGAGTGAGATTCATCTGGAGAGAGTCGAATTGCGTTGACAATTGCTGAAGCACATTGAGTATTTGTTTCATCTCGGTCTCCAGAGCAGTAATACAATTTTGATCAGTCGCGTCAGCCATTTTCCCTCTAGAATGCGTGTGAATTGTGATGTTACTTAACCAAGGAAGAATGGCAAGCACATTTATATGTACAAAAGACGTGAGGTGTAAAATCTGAACTGGATGACTTAACAAATGGGGCCAATCGGATGATCCGACTAGTCGCAGTCTTGCATACTAAAGTCTGGTCCTCTCAACTCCGGCTCAGTCAAAAGGTTTATCCTATATTCATGCAGCCTTGCGGAAAAAGATAAACACTTTAGACACCAAGAAAGAATGTTCGAGGTTGAGAGGCAACCTCTACTCCGTAGTCTCGCGGTCGAAGCCGTATCctccccaacaccatcataaGTATTTACCTAATTCTGTTATAGGTCTGACGAAAGGATGTGTGCGCAAAAGTGTATTGCTAAAACATCGGAGCCGCAGGAGGTTGCAGGACTTGCTGGGTTGCAGCAGACCAAGAGGCCCTTTGGAGGAAAATAACTCACTGGTTTGACCGGAAGTGTCGAAGGAGCACCAAGGAATGGCAGCCACTAGCCGGGCGGCAGAGACGGTGCCAAGATTGCCATAGCTAGGTTGCTGGTTACAGGCTTAAGTGGCTGGTGATTGCACGATGCGACGCTTGAACAGTGGTTCAGGCGGCAGCAAAGAGGAGTACGACTGCTCGAATGCAAACGGGGATCACCGGATGGCCGATTTCTTTGGATATTTTCACCTATTCTTCTCTTTTCGTTCTTCTCCAGTTTGTTATGAGTTTCTCATGTAATATATGTactgaaaataaatgaaagcaaATAAAGCCTTTGGCCGCTCTACTTGTAACTTGAGCATCACACACCATGAGCTTATATTCCAGATAGTATAGAAAACTAAAATTACACGACTGAGGTAAAAAAGCCGTAAGGGAGAACACTTGGTATACATGCGCATATGAAACTATATACAGATCAGAAAAGTGCGACTGGATCACCTCCTTTTCAGGGTGAACGGTGGCCCGGTCTTGTATCTGTATCAAATTTCAtggttttcttatttttcattccCATCACATGATCGAGCAAGAATGGACATCGTCATCACTAAACATGGTTATGGGACTTTCCTCCACCATCTGAGAGTATGGTGGTTGGTGATGATACACTTCATAACTAGTCTTCCCAAACAATTTGCCGTGCTTGTAGTGACGGGTCATGTAAGCGGGTTGCGCATAGTATGAGTTCGATGATGATGAATGGCCATAATTCATCTGATCATACTGATTATATTGGTCGAAGTTGTTGTAGTAAAGACTGGTGGGTTGGTGCTGCCAGATCTGAGCTGTTTTGCCGGTCTTCTTCACGGCCTTGAGGACTTTGCGCTCGTCGACGAAACCGGCCACGGTCACTTTCTGCATGTGGAAGTCTACGTGCACATCGTGCACTCCTGCGCACAATTCAAGTACAATCCTTAGTTCACGTGCAAATATATATGTCGAACAAAGAACGCCGGAAAGAATTTCTGAGTGCCCGGAAGACTTGCCTTCAAGCTTGTTGAGAGCTTTCCTTATATTCTCCTCGCATCCGTGGCAATCCATGTTCACGTGCATCTCTACAATCTGTACCATGCGCGAAAAGAAACGTTTAGGGTCATACGTAATTCAAAAGGCACCTCGGAGAGCCATTGGAGTAAGCTCAAGACATAGGTCAACGAGTCTGTACTTTTACGCAGAGAGATCGATCTTACCGTCATTTTGGGGAGTATGCAAGCAAGTCTTGCCCGGAGCTGCTGCCGAATTGTTATGTGACTCCCGCTCTACTTATAGGAGCTCGCGAGAGCGTGCTAATTGTCGCCAATCTTGGGGAAAGTATGTGGAAGGAGAGATATTGCCGGCAACGGTTGATACCGAAGAATATCCTTTTTTGTCTAATCTCATGTCATTACCATGACGTTACAGACTAGTCTTTCTTTAGCCATTTGTTTTCTCTCAACTTGCTTCACGAAGACCAATTATTACGCGGACGGTCGGCTCGAGGGAAATTGCATGGACGTTGCCATGAAAAGGGGAGGCACCCCCTCTTAAATTTACAATTACAAGTAACCTATACTTCTCTCGTTGACGCCAATGGAGTCGTCGGGATATTCTACATCGATGTACACACATATTTATAAATGCGGGTTTGGTGGATGTTGATGTGTACACGCAGGTATGCGTGGGATTATACACGTCAAGTCGAGGTCTTTGACCGCTTCAATTTGGTGGTCCATATggtttaattttctgattggtCCTGGGATAAATATCGTATTTATTGTCAAAATATAGATGGAAATATATATTGGGCtctaatgaaatgaaaaaagaaaagaaaagagatttgGAAATTATGAAAGTGTGAGGGGAAAGTAGTGATGGTTAACTTTGGAAAGGGATGGATTGGAGAGTGTATTTCTTGAGGCTCAATGGGGAAATTATCATGCTATTGTTTTCTCAAGTGCTTTTTTAATTTAGGGCCATGCTAGGATGACCGTACCGTCATATAACGGAGAAATACTAGCCATACATTTGCACGTAGTTTTGGAGAAAGTGATAAATTTTTATTGCCATGCATATCATGTCACAATTGAGTATAAAGTCAGAATGTCACCGTCACCGTCCTCTTATCTTTTGCCTATAATCTATACAAATATCTAGAAGTAAAGTAAGTTCTTTTATCATTAGTTTACCATGGACCATTTGagaataattgaaatatttatccATAAAGTTGCAAACATATTCTATCAAAATCAGGTGAAACTCGAATATTTCTCCTAAACTCATGAGAGGAGGTTTGTTTAGGATCGGATCTGTCACAAAATAAACTAAGTGGGAATTAATATAAGTGACAATAGCAATTTATTGATAAATGCATCatttaaaaatgattatcttttttatttatttattatctatTGGTAATTTGGGTACGGTTAGAAAACCCCTCGTCATGCTTGAAATTAGTGGAGCAAAATTGTATCGAACAACCACTTAATCAAGTCAATCATATGTTAACATAAAGTGCATTCCACATCGCATTCCACTAAAAGATATATTTCACGCAGTATCTACTCTATCTACCGAATCAGTCGTTCGTAGATCATATATATGTTTATTTCGCCCCTCTGACGTACGTTTGCCGAGTCACACACGAGCTCATAAGTAAGGCAGAGGTAAGCGACCGGCAAATGAGGCTGATAACATTGAAACGGAAGTGGAACAAGCTAACAGCCTATGGAaagtatagttttttttttattaaactaaTCCTTCAGCTTAGCAAGCCACTGCTTGAAAGTGAATGCTTCCATCATTAATCCACATTAGGGTGACGCCTTGAAAATGACTTCAATGGGAGCGTTGAGAAATTTCCATGACAGCGattccatcttctctctctctctctctctctctctctctctctctgcgcctAAGCCCAGCATAAATTTTCGATTTAGTTTACACGTACAAGGTTTATGAAAAGGCCACTAGGAGTTCAAAAGATTAGGGCAAGGTTTTACATATTTTCGTTGAATTGGATGATTATTGTAGTAGGAAATGTAGGTTACCACACACACGTTGTTCATAATTGCAAAATATCACTCCCGAAAGTGATATGGAGGATTATCATATACCGGGTTTTGAATATGTGTTTTACCCGTTTTATTAATCACTCACAATTTGTTACATCACTTTATAAATTCCATGTATTTGGCAACAATTGTTATCAGATTTAAATATAGGATTTTCTGGATTTGATTTGGGACTTTAGCTCGTTTGACCACTGTTTAGAAATTcgattattgcaattatgtctagagcaaaaaaagaaattgagaagtttaatgggaggaaaatttttgaattatgaGGAGTTAAGATACGTGCGCTATTAACAACCCATGGTTTGCCCAAGGTATTGGATAGCACAGCTAAGTCACCACATCCGGTGGAGATGCCGATAAAGATGAtttgatagagagagaaaagagcatAATCTTGTTGAACCTTTTCGAATGAGGTGTAAATAGAAATGGCTATAGAAGGATGATGCATGGTTGTGGGAAAAACTTCGGGCCTTTCATTTAGCAAATGTTAAAGTAACCACTTATGCATGTTGGAAATGATGTTTTAGTTCCAATATACTAAAGATACTTCCATCATAGCCCACCTAAA
The sequence above is drawn from the Rhodamnia argentea isolate NSW1041297 chromosome 9, ASM2092103v1, whole genome shotgun sequence genome and encodes:
- the LOC115752960 gene encoding heavy metal-associated isoprenylated plant protein 28-like; amino-acid sequence: MTIVEMHVNMDCHGCEENIRKALNKLEGVHDVHVDFHMQKVTVAGFVDERKVLKAVKKTGKTAQIWQHQPTSLYYNNFDQYNQYDQMNYGHSSSSNSYYAQPAYMTRHYKHGKLFGKTSYEVYHHQPPYSQMVEESPITMFSDDDVHSCSIM